In Lolium perenne isolate Kyuss_39 chromosome 5, Kyuss_2.0, whole genome shotgun sequence, the sequence cctttacaaggttcttggggcacacatccacaactgaattggaggctcccaaatctgtaacaatacaacaatcaacaacaacacatcaacaacaaatcaactagggaaccaaataggaacactagcatgagatccctcaaacaagtgaggggggaaatgaagaacgcttcggtgaggatgtagatcggtggcttctccttcgaatccccaaagatcaagagctttggttgggggaggaaggagatcttgcaaatcttgtgtttcttgaggtggctctaatggtggtgtagcttggcagaattcttgagcaatgattgagcaaagaggtaaggaagaagaagaggggtataaatacccctccccaaaatccaACCGTTGagtcttccggggggccggataatccagcctaagttggggccggataagccgcccccccccccggataatccggccgcagGTACAAAACAGTGACATTGTCCGGTCAAAtatccggccctatgccagagccacttttcttccagtccttagccaaaaacgggggggggggggggggcggatatttccaaaatatccggcccggatattccggccctggtacaataccgggacaatatccgggcaaatgtccggcccccatactgagctgcttttcctcgaagacttagccaaaatcagggggccggatatttcaacaatatccggcccggattatccggcctaccCAACATTTTCTGATATCTTTTGGCAGATGATCAAATCCAACAtacatgaataaatatctatgtaatccctgtaccacttaaacaatcattagtgtatcacatacattgacatcaaacactcaaaacataatatgagagatgttctttcagttaCTCACCAATGTATCTATCTGTACTTATCAACCTTGTACCAGTTACTATCTCATGGACTTACCAACTCTTTTTTATGGTAGTTATCAACACTGATTTTTTGGCATGACATAGTAGGTTTTCTACTTGATTGTTTGGAGTTTTTTGTAATCATTTTAAGTTTTTGTGTTGCcatatttttttgtttttacagGCCTGCTGTTTCCAAAAGTCAGGTTGCTACAAGGTCTTCACCACGACGACCTCCTAGAGGTACTGCTTCAGGTGTCGCTGTTAATGTTGCAGTTAAATCAAAAGGATCTACTTTGAAAGACCGCCTTCAAGCCTCAACAAAAATTCTCGGTGCTGGAACATCTACTGTAGTTCCAACTGGTAGTCAGATTTCAGCAGAGGTTGGTTCTGATGAGGTTGTCTTGACGGATGTAGTTGTCCTTCCTAAGTCTACAATTGGAATTGTTCCAACAAAAAAAGATTCTGGACATGAGGATCCACTTGAAGCTAGCTTTGCACCTCCAGTTTTTGGGACCATTGTTACCAAACAGACGGCTGATCCTGTTGGTGATGTTGCTCATCATGCATCTGATGTTATTGGAACAGCTGTTGATGTTGCTCGTGATGCTGAACAAAATGCAACAACTGCTGGAACATCTACTGCAGTTCCAACTGGTAGTCAGATTTCAGCACAGGGTGGTTCTGTTGAGGTTGTCTTGAAGGATGTTGTTGTCCCTTCTAAGTCTACAAGTGAAATTGTTCCAACAGAAAAAGAATCTGCACATGAGGATCCACTTGAAGCTAGTTTTGCACCTCCAGATTTTGGGACCAGTGTTACAAAACAGACGGCTGATCCTGTTGGTGATGTTGCTCATCTAGCATCTGATGTTACTGGAACAACTGTTGATGTTGCTCTTGATGCTGAACAAAATGCAACAACTTCTCCTCAAGGTGATGATGTTGATCTAGCTCTCTCCCTTTCTGTCGTATCGCTTTATGTTTGTATTTTCTTTTTCGTTTCATTCTTATTTGTTCATTTGACAAAGTATGATACTTTTCTGTCAGGTGCAATTGTTACTGCTGTTAAGAGGGCTACATTGGTTGCTGCTGATGGCAAACTGAGTCTCACTCCTGGCATCCCTTTATATGTGCAAAATGCTGATGTTGTTTCTATTGTAAATACCTCTGCGTCTGGAAATAGCGCTTCTCCAGCTGGTAATATGAATTTTTTGTGTTGTGCCTTTATTTTTTGATCTTTTCTTCTTTTGCATTTGTTTATTTTTGTCATGATGCTTTTCATAATGTCATTTGTTTTTGGACAGATACATTAGGAAATGATGGTGGCCATGATTCTACCATTTCTGCTGATGATGTTAAGGAATCAGAAACTGCAAATGTGTCATCTATCCCGCCCACTGGTTAGATCACTTTTTTTATCCTGTGTATTTGTTTTGTTACATTTTCCTGTCTTTTTTATTCTTTTTTTGTCTGTTTTTACTCCAACCTGTTTAATTATTATATGTTTCTGTGCATGTCTTGTTCAATCAATTCATCTACGTCTGTTCCGTGTATTATCTCCCCCTTGTAATCTATATATGCATAATGCGTATCAACAGGGCAAGGTAGTGCACGCATTCGTAATACGTTTACAAGGAACAAgagagggaagaagaagaagaactaaTTGTTATTTATTCAAATCGtgctttttatggatcatgttgtgTGGTGAAGTGATGGTGCTGTTGAGCTTTTCCATGAATTAACTTTTTATTTTATATCTGCGAGGGAACAATATCATGTATGAACGCTATGTAATTTATCTTTTTTAAATGTAATGGATGAttacttgtatgaataattttggCTCTGTGAGCGACTTCTTTTTTTTTGGTGTGATTTCATATGTTTTTGTTTATTTTTAATTTGTCTAAATTCATTTCTTTTGTATGTATTTTTTGTGTTCCTTTTTCTGATTTCTCTATCTTTGGTTTTTGgacctttctctttttttttccttcatttttctttttatttgaataCATGTGCGGCGATGTTTTTTTGTCGATGAAGATAGAGGTGCAACCGATGTTCAAGAATATTGTTATGATGGCTCTGTACATGGAGTTCATCCTGTAATCGCTACCAAAATCAGTAACAATGAAGATGGTATGTCCTACTCAGAtgatttctttttgttttttatttattttgaaattGTTTTTtattccttttttgtttttttgactTTCTGATTTCTCAGATGATTTGGAGATCTTTACATAACTCCAGCTTTGCCAGTACCTGTTCAGAATTTATCTGTTGCCAGTAGAACTCCAAGGACCAAGTTACGCATGGAAAGGGTTGTTCTTCCTTCGAAATTCATGCTTCCTCCATACAACCGAGTTACTAGCACTGATGAGCAAGAATTATTGTACCAGCAAGTTATAAAGCACAACAACGAGTCTGGACACTCTAAAATAAAAGAGTATGTCATTTTTGCATcttttttgttttgatttttttggcaAATGGGTTTCCTACTTTGTTATCATTTTTTTTCATGTATACGCAATGATGTTTTTCAGATAATTTTGTTACTTTTTAGCAGCTTAGTTTGTTCATCCATTCTTTTTTCTTCTTGCAGTACGAGGTTCTTGATGATTGATCCTACGTGGGTTTCTACTGGTGACTTGGCTAGTAGTGTTATGCCTTCTGGAGAGCTGTCAACAACGGTTGCCGAGATTGGAATTGATGTTCTCCAGGTTGACTGTAACTGTTTACTTGCTTGAAAGAAGATTTGATTCAAGAATACTGAAGAAACATTTCAGGATGGATGCGAATTATAAATTTAGTCATCAAAATCTGGTAAAACTTTTTTTGTAGATGTTTTTTCAATGGTGCTACTTGTGAACATTATTTTTccttctttttaaaatcttttttCTAATTCTTATTCTTTTTTTCATCTTCCTTTTTTTCAGTTGTCTTTTGCTGTGCTTCAGAATCTTGGAACAGAAAAGAAGCCCTGTGGTCATTGGTACTCACTGTTCTTGAATTTTGAGAAAAAAGGTTTGAAGTTCTTGATTCTGTGCGTGGTCCTGATGACGAATCGCTCATTACTCATTCTAGCAATCTAGTTGACGCTATCAAGTGTATGTATCGGATAAATTACTCCAGTTCATCAAAACAGATTGATGACTATGAGTTGGTTTTCATTGATGCTCCCAAGCAAAATAACAAGTATGTTTTCTTTTTTATCTACCTTATGCTTGTTCACTTGTATGTATATTATAGCTCACAAATCTTTTTTTTGTATCTTTTTTTTGAAGCATTGATTGTGGTTATTTTATGCTTAAGTTCCTTGAACTTTGGAATGGCCGTGTTGTTCCCGCTATCACTTATGATCAGATTCCAGAACTCAGGAAGGTCCTAACATGGAATTAGTTAAACCATCCTCTCAACAAGATGAAGAACTGGAGGTACTTGTTGGAAAGCAACCCTCTGTGAGGTATGAACTACCAGATGCAACTCAAATAAACTAGTGATTACAACATAAATAAGCTACTTCTTTTTATTGCAGTAAAATTAATTAGTATTTTTTAAGGCTTGGTAATTTGGAAAATTAACCGTTGGTAAATATATGATATAGGGGTTGGTGAGGGGGGGAGGTGGGTATTTTTTTGAGCTAAAATGTATTTTTGTCTATATTTTTTTCTAACTGAATTTAGTCTTTTTTCGCTGTTAATAATTTATCAGAGTTGTTTTGTTAGTGAAATTATTGAAAGGCTGATAAACAATGTGCACAGATGCTGATAAACACTTGGTAGAGTGGTTGATAACTTTTAAAATAATTCCACCTGATAAGGGGTGTTGTTTTTTTGGGGGGGTGGGGGGAGGGGTGTTTTTTCTTTGGATGGTGTTGATAAGTTCACGTTTTTTTACAGGTTTTTGATAGACGACTAGGTTGATAATTTCACGTTGTTACATCTGATAAATAACTTGTCGGGGGGTTGATACATAACTGGTTCATGGGGTTGATAAATACACTTTTTTTACATACGACTGGGTTGATAATTACCAAGGATTTTTGTAGATAATTTATGAAACGGCAAAATAATTCTCCAAAAAGCTTCTTACAAGTTCATACGATATACATAGCATGACCATTACACAAATGACTGTACTCCTTTTTTCATTGCTTTTGATCATATATTTGTCTTTATTTTTTGTAGCCAAGCATCTTTTTTTTGTTGTCTTTGTGAATCCGGCACAGTTCCATCTGTTTTTTGCCTCATCCTTGATGCTTCGTCATGGGTTCTCTTCGTTGTTTGCAATTCATCCTGGTACGTGCTGGCCAACCTGTGTATTTTTGTACATGGAATAATTTTAGTAATTGGTAATTACTTTTTTGTAGTGTTTTTTTTGTACTTGTTTTGTATTTTTTTTGTAAGTTAGTACAGTACCTTGTTTCTGTCTGGGCATTTTGGTCTTTTGTGTCCAGGCAACCTGCAAAGTCCACACAATCTTGGTGCAGCCTTTTTCTTTAGTTTTGAAGCAGCTTTCTCATGGAAATTCATAGGTCTTTCACCTAAGTTGAATCCTGGGTTTCCTGACTGGGGTGGATCCTTGTAagggagatgctcatcttgatttGTTTCTTCATCGGCTGAATTTTCTTCTTCAGTGTGTATCTGTTCATTGTTGTGTCCATGATTGCTGTCTTCTTTGTCTTCATGACGCATATTGTCAGTATCTTGTTGAACTGGGTCATCAACCTTTTTTCTTACGTGTGACCTTTTCTTTTGTCTGGAGTCATTCAATTGCATCTTTGCATATAGCTTTCTTCAGTTCAACAACTCCTTCAGCAAACAAGTCGTATGACCTATCATCTGTGCAGACAGTAGAGAGTATGTGTGATATTTTGCTCATTTCAATTGCGTGTCTAACAGCCAAGTGTGTATTCTGTGATGCTGTATTGCTTCTTCTCTCCGTCAATCTTGCTACCTCTATCCCAGCTGCAGTAGTCCATCTAGGGTTGATGAAACTGACAGGAAGGTCAGTCAAACCAATATGAGTAGCTACCCTCATGACATGGCAGCATTGTATTCCATCACGAGCCATTTTTGAGCACGAGCATTTGTATACATCCTCATCAGGGGAAATACTAACCATATATGTTGATCTGGGGAACTCTGCATTCCTATAGTTAGTCAACCTAATAACTCTGTACAATCTGTTTTCTTCCTCAACTTCAACATTGTAAGCAGTACCCTTCCTTAGCTCTTCAGCAAATTTGCCGTATATTGGGTCTGTGTAGATTTTCATAGCTTCTCTTTTAATAGGGTTGTATCCCCAGTTTGTAGACTCCTTGAACTCACTTTTCTCTCTAAGGCGATCTAGGTCGgactgtttcttttcttgtattatcATATATTCCTTGAAGAATGTTCCAATTGAGTCTTTCCTTTTTACGTAGTGTTTGAATAAGGAGTTTGTGCTCTCACTTCTTCCTGTTGATGAAGTGAATGGGAAGAAGCTCTCTTTGAAATATGTGGGACCCACTGATCTCTGATTTCATATATCCTGTCCAGATGTGGCTCTCCCAAAGCATTATGACGCTCTAGCAGATCATGCCATTCAGTTTCAAACTCCTCTGGAGTAAATGAATTCCTTATAACTGCTCTTAGTTCTTCCTTTAGAGTCCCTCTTACTGCAAAGAATAGGGACAACTTGTCGTCCATGTTCTTGCTGATGTGAAAGTTGCAGAAACGGTGGACTGTGTAAGGTAGTGCTTTTGATATTCCAATCCTCATTGCAACGTCTTGGTCTGTTATTATAGTCTCTAGGTGCTTGTTGTCCATGGCAGACAGGAATTCCTCGAACAGCCACTTGAAAGTGTCTGCTCTCTCATCCTCCAGCAATCCTACTCCAAACACGACTGTTTTGCCATAGTTATCAACCCCTATTATTGGGGCAAATGGCATCCCATACTGGTTGGTTGAAAATGTTGTATCAAATGATACAAATTGACCAAACTTTGAGTAGTTGGCCCTCCCTATTTGGTATGTCCAAAATAAGCTTTTCACTCTATTATCGCTGTCAACATCAATTGAATGTTTGAAACCAGGCATCTTTTCACGTGCTTCCTTGAATAGTACCAGTAGCTCTTCAATGTCCATGttcttcattttctttctttcttttgctAGCTCGTTTTCTAGGTTTTTTGTATCAAACGGAACCGCCCTGAAGCTCCCCCTTGTCTTCCTGAATATTTTCATTATGTTCCTTGGTGGGACTCTTGTCTCCTGTAGGATGTGGATTAGAGTCTTGTCTGAGGCAGACATTGACCTGTGAAACTTCATGAACCTTACGATCCACTCTGACGGAGCTAGACTGTGGTTATGTTCAAGTCTTATGTTAGTTATTGACCACTTCCCTCTGTATTCCTTCACAAACATTCTGACTTGGCATTTTGTCTGCACAATCCTGGAAGTCCGTCTTTGTCTGAGTGCACTGTCAACGTATGTATCGTCACGGCACCTGTTGCATGCAAATGTCTGCCTTGATATTTCATTTGTTTTCTTAGACTCGTAGGAGGTGTCCTTTTTAATTGCAAATCCAACCCTTCTTGCGTACACTGCAAAGAAGAAGAATGCTTCCTCTTTTGAATCGAATTCCATCCCAACTGTTGGAGTAGATGCCTCTGATATTTCTTGCattgttggatacttcttgtttgcAAACATCCTGTCCATTTCAATTTCTTCAGCAGTAGGTTCCTCTGGATTCAGGACAGACTCAATAATTTCTTCATATTTATCTTCTTCTCTATTCCCATGCTCATTACCATTCGAATAATCAGCATTGTCAGCTGGACATGCATTCTCACCAGCAAAAGATGCTCCATCTGCATGCATTTCTGGGATGTTGCTATCAGCATATCCTTCGTTTTCTCCGTCCTCGAATTTGAGCTCCTAGTTCACATAAATGCACCATGTTTTTTTGGGGTATTAGCTGTAGTTTCTGTTAGATTCTCCCGAACAAACTCaatgttaattttttttttgtaaattaTGTTCCATGAAGCATTGATATGTTACCTCATTTAAGTCGAAGTCCTTGCACTTTTGTGTGTTTGCCCTTGTGATGTTGGatgatgatggcgtgtaactcacacgttcgttgggaaccccaagaggaaggtatgatgcgcacagtagcaagttttccctcagaaagaaaccaaggtttaatcgaaccaggaggagccaataagcacgttgaaggttgatggtggcgaaatgtgatgcggcgcaacaacagggattccggcgccaacgtggaatctgcacaacaaaaccaaagtactttgccccaacgaaacagtgaggttgtcaatctcaccggcttgctgtaacaaaggattaaacgtatcgagtggaagatgattgtttgcaagaaaatagtaaaacacaattgcaatagattgtatgctatgtaaagaataggaccggggtccacagttcactagaggtgtctctcccataagataaaagcatgttgggtgaacaaattacagtcgggcaattgacaaatagagaagggcataacaatgcatatacatgatatgataaatatagtgagatttaatccgggcattacgacaaagtacatagaccgccatccaactgcatctatgcctaaaaagtccaccttcaggttatcatccgaaccccattcagtattaagttgctaagcaacagacaattgcattaagtatggtgcgtaatgtaatcgacaactacatccttagacatagaatcaatgttttatccctagtggcaacagcacatcacaaccttagaactttctgtcactgtcccaggtgtcaatgaaggcatgaacccactatcgagcataaatactccctcttggagttaagagtacaaacttggccagagcctctactaataacggagagcatgcaagatcataaacaacacataaacaatagattgataatcaccataacatagtattctctatccatcggatcccgacaaacacaacatatagtattacagatagatgatcttgatcatgttaggcagctcacaagatccaacaatgaagcacaacaaggagaagacgaccatctagctactgctatggacccatggtccaggggtgaactactcactcatcactccggaggcgatcatggcgatgaagagtcctccgggagatgaatcccctctccggcagggtgccggaggcgatctcctgaatcccccgagatgggattcgcggcggcgtctctggaaggttttccgtatcgtggctctcggtactgggggtttcgcgacggaggctttaagtaggcggaagggtaggtcaggggggctgacgaggggcccacaccatagggcggcgcgggcccccctctggccgcgcggccctatggtggcggcgcctcgtcgccccacttcgttatctcttcggtcttctggaagctccgtgcaaaaataggaccctgggcggtgatttcgtccaattccgagaatatttccttactaggatttctgaaaccaaaaacagcagaaaacagcaactggctcttcggcatcttgttaataggttagttccagaaaatgcgtaaatacgacatataatgtgcataaaacatgtaggtatcatcaataaagtagcatggaacataagaaattatcgatacgttggagacgtatcagcatccccaagcttagttctgctcgtcccgagcaggtaaaacgataacaaagataatttctgaagtgacatgccatcataatcttgatcatactatttgtaaacatatgtaatgaatgcagcgatcaaaacaaaagtaatgacatgagtaaacaagtgaatcatatagcaaagacttttcatgaatagtacttcaagacaagcatcaataagtcttgcataagagttaactcataaagcaataaatcaaagtaaaggtattgaagcaacacaaaggaagattaagtttcagcggttgctttcaacttataacatgtatatctcatggatattgtcaacataaagtaatataacaagtgcaatatgcaagtatgtaggaatcaatgcacagttcacacaagtgtttgcttcttaaggtggagggagataggtaaactgactcaacaataaaagtaaaagaatggtccttcaaagaggaaagcatcgattgctgtatttgtgctagagcttttattttgaaaacatgaaacaattttgtcaacggtagtaataaagcatatgagttatgtaaattatatcttacaagttgcaagcctcatgcatagtatactaatagtgcccgcacctcgtcctacttagcttggactaccggatctttgcatgccatgtttcaaccaagtgtcacaaaggggtacctccatgccgcctgtacaaaggtctaaggagaatgctcgcattttggatttctcgcttttgattattctcaacttagacatccataccgggacaacatggacaacagataatggactcctcttaaatgcataagcatgtagcaatgattattattctcatatgagattgaggatatatgtccaaaac encodes:
- the LOC127303470 gene encoding protein FAR1-RELATED SEQUENCE 5-like — encoded protein: MHADGASFAGENACPADNADYSNGNEHGNREEDKYEEIIESVLNPEEPTAEEIEMDRMFANKKYPTMQEISEASTPTVGMEFDSKEEAFFFFAVYARRVGFAIKKDTSYESKKTNEISRQTFACNRCRDDTYVDSALRQRRTSRIVQTKCQVRMFVKEYRGKWSITNIRLEHNHSLAPSEWIVRFMKFHRSMSASDKTLIHILQETRVPPRNIMKIFRKTRGSFRAVPFDTKNLENELAKERKKMKNMDIEELLVLFKEAREKMPGFKHSIDVDSDNRVKSLFWTYQIGRANYSKFGQFVSFDTTFSTNQYGMPFAPIIGVDNYGKTVVFGVGLLEDERADTFKWLFEEFLSAMDNKHLETIITDQDVAMRIGISKALPYTVHRFCNFHISKNMDDKLSLFFAVRGTLKEELRAVIRNSFTPEEFETEWHDLLERHNALGEPHLDRIYEIRDQKDSIGTFFKEYMIIQEKKQSDLDRLREKSEFKESTNWGYNPIKREAMKIYTDPIYGKFAEELRKGTAYNVEVEEENRLYRVIRLTNYRNAEFPRSTYMVSISPDEDVYKCSCSKMARDGIQCCHVMRVATHIGLTDLPVSFINPRWTTAAGIEVARLTERRSNTASQNTHLAVRHAIEMSKISHILSTVCTDDRSYDLFAEGVVELKKAICKDAIE